In Paenibacillus sp. G2S3, a single window of DNA contains:
- a CDS encoding universal stress protein, translating to MKVIHNEKIMVCVHYGPHGERLIRRGVQLSEIIGAPLFVLNVDSSDNDEYNQSKEMYMTVWKRLADEAGAEFIIRKREGRKTTDIIVEVAEKNEVTQIVIGQSAQTRWQELTKRNFINELIGKMKMMDLHVVAVQRMRAGLEETHEEGVIAYLVKIGDEYQLSDEPKGEYSLKGKFFHELHTEFENGLFRIEQEDGKARYLHICDGTLTDSL from the coding sequence GTGAAGGTCATACACAATGAAAAGATTATGGTTTGTGTTCATTATGGTCCGCATGGGGAGCGTTTAATCCGGCGTGGTGTGCAACTGTCTGAAATAATAGGGGCCCCATTGTTTGTATTAAATGTCGATAGTTCGGACAATGATGAATATAATCAGAGCAAAGAAATGTATATGACGGTTTGGAAACGTCTTGCCGATGAAGCTGGCGCAGAATTTATCATTCGGAAACGTGAAGGCCGAAAAACAACTGATATTATTGTAGAAGTAGCTGAAAAGAATGAGGTTACACAGATCGTCATTGGACAATCTGCTCAGACTCGATGGCAGGAGCTTACCAAGCGCAATTTCATCAATGAACTCATTGGTAAAATGAAAATGATGGATCTGCATGTCGTGGCTGTTCAGCGGATGCGTGCCGGACTGGAAGAGACCCATGAGGAAGGCGTAATCGCCTACCTGGTCAAAATCGGGGATGAGTATCAGCTCAGTGATGAACCTAAGGGAGAGTATTCGCTTAAAGGAAAGTTCTTTCACGAACTACACACAGAATTTGAGAACGGTTTATTCAGAATTGAGCAAGAAGATGGAAAGGCTAGATATTTGCATATTTGTGATGGCACATTGACCGATTCTTTATAA